A genome region from Gopherus evgoodei ecotype Sinaloan lineage unplaced genomic scaffold, rGopEvg1_v1.p scaffold_35_arrow_ctg1, whole genome shotgun sequence includes the following:
- the LOC115641702 gene encoding olfactory receptor 1361-like codes for MDSTNSSIHPDFLLLGFSSHPGQEHLLFSLFLCMYLLNLLGNLLILLLTRSDPRLRGSPMYFFLSHLSLVDVCFTSTIMPKMLANLRARGQGIPYTGCLVQMYFFVAFAITENFLLGVIALDRYLAICRPLRYAVLMSPLRRQALVGSSWLLAHLHSLLHTLLMSQLSFCGHTRLPHFFCDFQPLLALACSRKRLNELLSFLEGGVLVIGPFLLIVLSYARILWDVLRVPERRRKAFQTCGAHLAVVGLFYGTAISVYFRPLTSYSGDRDKLATVMYTVVTPTLNPFIYSLRNQDIKAALRQSLGRLRGAWRGWAQER; via the coding sequence ATGGACAGCACCAACAGCAGCATCCACCCCGACTTCCTCCTGCTGGGGTTTTCCAGCCACCCCGGCCAGGAGCACTtgctcttctccctcttcctctgcATGTACCTTCTCAACCTGCTGGGCAACCTACTGATCCTGCTGCTGACCCGCTCCGACCCCCGCCTGCGCGGttcccccatgtatttcttcctcagccACCTCTCGTTGGTGGATGTCTGCTTCACCTCCACCATCATGCCCAAGATGCTAGCCAACCTGCGTGCCAGGGGCCAGGGCATCCCGTACACCGGCTGCCTGGTGCAAATGTATTTCTTTGTGGCCtttgccatcactgagaacttcCTGCTGGGCGTCATAGCCTTGGACCGCTACCTGGCTATCTGCCGGCCCTTGCGCTATGCCGTCCTCATGAGCCCTCTGCGGCGCCAGGCACTGGTGGGctcttcctggctgctggcccatcTCCACTCCCTGCTGCACACCCTGCTGATGTCCCAGCTCTCCTTCTGCGGCCACACCCGCCTCCCGCATTTCTTCTGCGATTTCCAGCCCTTGCTGGCCTTGGcctgctcccggaagcggctcAACGAGCTACTCAGCTTCTTGGAGGGGGGTGTCCTCGTCATCGGGCCCTTCCTCCTCATCGTCCTCTCCTACGCCCGCATCCTCTGGGACGTGCTCCGGGTGCCCGAGAGGCGCAGGAAGGCCTTCCAGACCTGCGGTGCCCACCTGGCTGTGGTGGGGCTCTTCTATGGCACTGCCATCAGCGTCTACTTCCGGCCCCTCACCAGCTACTCTGGGGACAGGGACAAGCTGGCCACAGTCATGTACACCGTGGTCACCCCCACGCTCAACCCCTTCATCTACAGTTTGCGCAACCAGGACATAAAGGCTGCCCTGCGCCAGAGCCTAGGCAGGCTAAGGGGGGCGTGGCGGGGCTGGGCTCAGGAGAGGTAG